The following are from one region of the Centroberyx gerrardi isolate f3 chromosome 16, fCenGer3.hap1.cur.20231027, whole genome shotgun sequence genome:
- the eef1g gene encoding elongation factor 1-gamma — MAAGTLYTYPDNWRAFKAQIAAQYSGARLKVASNPPAFTFGQTNRTPAFLNNFPLGKVPAYQGDDGFCLFESNAIAHYLSNDALRGASPQATAQVLQWVSFADAEIIPPASAWVFPTLGIMQFNKQATEQAKEEVKRVLTVLNQHLNTRTFLVGERISLADISVACSMLWLYKQVLEPSFRQPYSNVTRWFVTCVNQPEFKAVLGEVKLCEKMAQFDAKKFAEMQPKKEAPQKKEKGGKEAAKPQEKKEKKKEEKKPAAPAAEEMDECEAALAAEPKAKDPFAHLAKSPFVMDEFKRKYSNEDTLKVAIPHFWEHFDREGYSIWYTQYKYPEELTATFKSCNLITGMFQRLDKLRKNAFASVLLFGGNNDSIISGIWVFRGQELAFTLSDDWQIDYESYDWRKLDPDSEECKTMVKEYFAWEGEFKHVGKPVNQGKIFK; from the exons ATGGCGGCAGGG ACTCTGTACACGTACCCAGACAACTGGAGAGCCTTCAAGGCTCAGATTGCAGCCCAGTACAGTGGTGCTCGCCTCAAGGTGGCCAGCAACCCCCCTGCCTTCACCTTCGGGCAGACGAACCGCACTCCTGCCTTCCTCAACAACTTCCCTCTGGGCAAG GTACCTGCTTACCAGGGAGATGAcggtttctgtctgtttgagAGTAACGCCATTGCTCACTACC TGAGCAATGATGCCCTGCGTGGTGCCAGTCCCCAGGCCACAGCCCAGGTGCTGCAGTGGGTGAGCTTCGCTGACGCAGAGATCATCCCTCCAGCCAGCGCTTGGGTCTTCCCCACCCTGGGAATCATGCAGTTCAACAAGCAG GCTACAGAGCAGGccaaggaggaggtgaagagggtCCTGACGGTGCTGAACCAGCATCTGAACACCCGTACCTTCCTGGTGGGGGAGAGGATCAGCCTGGCCGACATCAGCGTGGCCTGCTCCATGCTCTGGCTCTACAAACAG GTCCTTGAGCCTTCTTTCCGTCAGCCATACTCCAACGTGACCCGCTGGTTCGTCACCTGCGTCAACCAGCCCGAGTTCAAGGCCGTGCTCGGGGAGGTCAAGCTGTGCGAAAAGATGGCCCAGTTTGATG ccAAGAAGTTTGCCGAGATGCAGCCCAAGAAAGAGGCACcccagaagaaagagaagggaggaaaagaggcagCTAAGCCccaggagaagaaagaaaagaaaaaggaggagaagaagcccGCTGCCCCCGCCGCCGAGGAGATGGACGAGTGCGAAGCTGCTCTGGCCGCCGAGCCCAAAGCCAAGGACCCCTTCGCACACCTGGCAAAAAG CCCATTCGTCATGGACGAGTTCAAGAGGAAGTACTCCAACGAGGACACCCTGAAAGTAGCCATCCCCCACTTCTGGGAGCACTTTGACCGCGAGGGCTACTCCATCTGGTACACCCAGTACAAATACCCCGAGGAGCTTACCGCCACCTTCAAGAGCTGCAACCTCATCACAG GCATGTTCCAGCGACTGGACAAGCTCCGAAAGAACGCCTTTGCCAGCGTCCTCCTGTTTGGCGGCAACAACGACAGCATTATCTCTGGGATCTGGGTCTTCAGAGGCCAGGAACTGGCTTTCACT CTGAGTGACGACTGGCAGATCGACTACGAGTCATACGACTGGCGCAAGCTGGACCCAGACAGCGAGGAGTGCAAGACCATGGTGAAGGAGTACTTCGCCTGGGAGGGAGAGTTCAAGCACGTGGGCAAACCAGTCAACCAGGGCAAGATCTTCAAGTGA
- the LOC139925859 gene encoding uncharacterized protein LOC139925859: MASGRVLKLLRPSAFTLLGSLRSDCVFRRRTAAAAGSRLFSSDAPPEKISRYPVPYKKDLPYDIVELMEEVETKGGFLPNVFKALSHRPAEFRAFFAYYNELMNKETGGLTKADRELIVVATSIHNKCLYCVVSHSALHRIYSKKPTLADQVAVNYENAELSGRERAMLDFALAVCRSDTITEQHFLSLEEAGFDREDAWDIGAIAAFFAMSNRMAHVTDMRPNAEFYNMGRMPRAKDKGEGKEKGKGKE; the protein is encoded by the exons ATGGCGAGCGGCCGCGTCTTGAAACTGCTTCGTCCCTCTGCCTTTACACTGCTT GGGTCTCTCCGGTCGGACTGCGTGTTTCGGCGGAGGACGGCGGCGGCAGCAGGGAGCAGACTTTTCTCCAGCGACGCTCCTCCAGAGAAAATCAGCCGCTACCCAGTTCCCTATAAGAAAGACCTGCCTTATGATATAGTGGAGctgatggaggaggtggagacaaAG GGAGGCTTTCTGCCTAATGTCTTCAAAGCCCTCTCCCATAGACCAGCAGAGTTCAGAGCTTTCTTCGCTTATTACAATGAACTAATGAACAAAGAGACag GGGGATTAACCAAGGCAGATCGTGAGCTCATTGTCGTGGCTACCAGTATCCACAACAAGTGTCTGTACTGTGTGGTTTCCCACAGTGCACTGCATCGCATCTACTCCAAGAAACCCACTCTCGCTGACCAG GTGGCTGTAAACTATGAGAATGCGGAGCTGTCTGGTCGGGAGCGGGCCATGCTGGACTTCGCCCTCGCCGTGTGTCGCAGCGACACCATCACAGAGCAGCACTTCCTGTCCTTGGAGGAAGCGGGCTTCGACCGCGAGGACGCCTGGGACATCGGCGCCATCGCCGCTTTCTTCGCCATGTCCAACCGGATGGCCCACGTCACCGACATGAGGCCCAACGCCGAATTCTACAATATGGGCCGCATGCCGCGGGCCAAGGacaagggagagggaaaggaaaagggCAAGGGCAAAGAGTAG
- the polr2g gene encoding DNA-directed RNA polymerase II subunit RPB7 produces the protein MFYHISLEHEILLHPRYFGPNLLNTVKQKLFTEVEGTCTGKYGFVIAVTTIDNIGAGVIQPGRGFVLYPVKYKAIVFRPFKGEVVDAVVTQVNKVGLFTEIGPMSCFISRHSIPSEMEFDPNSNPPCYKTVDEDIVIQQDDEIRLKIVGTRVDKNDIFAIGSLMDDYLGLVS, from the exons ATGTTTTACCAT ATTTCTTTGGAGCATGAGATCTTATTACACCCACGGTATTTTGGCCCTAACCTTCTGAACACGGTGAAACAGAAGCTGTTCACAGAAGTGGAGGGTACCTGCACTGGCAA GTATGGTTTTGTCATTGCAGTCACCACCATCGACAACATCGGGGCGGGTGTGATCCAGCCAGGCAGAGGGTTTGTCCTGTATCCCGTCAAGTACAAGGCCATCGTGTTCCGGCCCTTTAAGGGGGAGGTGGTGGACGCTGTGGTCACTCAGGTTAACAAG GTTGGACTGTTCACAGAAATCGGCCCCATGTCTTGTTTCATCTCTCGCCAT TCCATTCCCTCAGAAATGGAGTTTGACCCGAACTCCAATCCTCCATGTTATAAGACAGTTGATGAG GACATTGTAATCCAGCAAGATGACGAGATCCGGCTAAAGATTGTGGGAACAAGAGTGGATAAGAATGACATA TTTGCCATTGGATCGCTCATGGATGATTACCTGG GTCTTGTGAGCTGA